TGCAGGCGGCATCGGAGGCGTATGCAGCCGTGAAGATGTGAATCTCTCTTTTCGCTTCCTTCCACTCCACGCCGGCTCCCAGGCATTCGCTGACAAACCGCAGGGGCACCATGGTCCGGTTGTTGGTCAGAGCCGCCGCCGCGTCAAGAGCAACATCGTTCGCCTCAACCCTTGCCTTTTTTTCCCCGATCCGCAAGGTTATATCTTTTGAGCCCTGCCTTATGTTTACCGTTTTTCCCTGTTCATTCCAGTCAACAGCAGCCCCCAGTGCCTGGGAAACAAACCTGACCGGCACCATCGTCCTGCCTTCGCTGTTGAT
This is a stretch of genomic DNA from Peptococcaceae bacterium. It encodes these proteins:
- a CDS encoding copper amine oxidase N-terminal domain-containing protein; its protein translation is MGRIAKTLVIIFALVLPAQTPALDELKVYVNGTRISFPDQAPYINSEGRTMVPVRFVSQALGAAVDWNEQGKTVNIRQGSKDITLRIGEKKARVEANDVALDAAAALTNNRTMVPLRFVSECLGAGVEWKEAKREIHIFTAAYASDAAC